Proteins from one Monodelphis domestica isolate mMonDom1 chromosome 6, mMonDom1.pri, whole genome shotgun sequence genomic window:
- the LOC100017206 gene encoding cdc42 effector protein 2 gives MSAKVPIYLKRGSRKGKKEKLRDLLSSDMISPPLGDFRHTIHIGSGGEGDMFGDISFLQGKFHLLPGTGGEGPDDDDDGAFNLPFQFARTATVYGREPLGFSDGHSPLLKNAISLPVIGGPQALTLPSAQAPPKPPRLHLEPPAPAAGESEDSAAWRTREPDSPRNGFVPERDGEEPFLSQASSLLSLHVDLGPSILDDVLQIMDQHQDPDRVETPT, from the coding sequence ATGTCCGCCAAGGTGCCCATCTACCTGAAGCGGGGCAGCCgcaaggggaagaaggagaagctGCGGGACCTGCTGTCGTCGGACATGATCAGCCCGCCGCTGGGCGACTTCCGCCACACCATCCACATCGGCAGCGGCGGCGAGGGGGACATGTTCGGCGACATCTCCTTCCTCCAGGGCAAGTTCCACCTGCTCCCGGGCACGGGGGGCGAGGGGcccgacgacgacgacgacggcGCCTTCAACCTCCCCTTCCAGTTCGCCCGCACCGCCACGGTGTACGGGCGCGAGCCGCTGGGCTTCTCCGACGGGCACTCCCCCCTGCTCAAGAATGCCATCTCCCTCCCGGTCATCGGCGGCCCCCAGGCCCTCACCCTGCCCTCCGCGCAGGCCCCCCCCAAGCCCCCCCGCCTGCACCTGGAGCCCCCGGCCCCGGCCGCTGGGGAGAGCGAGGACTCGGCAGCCTGGAGGACTCGGGAGCCGGACTCTCCCCGGAACGGCTTCGTGCCTGAGCGGGACGGCGAGGAGCCCTTCCTGTCCCAAGCCAGCTCCCTCCTTTCCCTGCACGTGGACCTGGGACCCTCCATCCTGGACGACGTGCTGCAGATCATGGACCAGCACCAAGACCCAGACAGAGTCGAGACCCCCACATAA